Proteins co-encoded in one Ignavibacteria bacterium genomic window:
- a CDS encoding cell division protein ZapA, whose translation MSEKKKLKIKIFDKEYSLLVDNEDLAKDLAKYVDQIMEETRQELPNQPMQTVAVIAALNIAYDLFIEREKSKEFTSKASDKIKGLKLLLESRSLHSPS comes from the coding sequence ATGAGCGAAAAAAAGAAGCTGAAGATTAAAATTTTTGATAAAGAATACTCTCTATTAGTAGATAATGAGGATCTTGCCAAAGATCTTGCGAAATATGTCGATCAAATAATGGAAGAAACGAGGCAGGAATTGCCCAATCAACCGATGCAAACTGTGGCAGTTATTGCTGCACTTAACATTGCGTATGATCTCTTTATAGAGAGAGAAAAAAGTAAAGAATTTACCTCCAAAGCTTCTGATAAAATAAAAGGTCTAAAACTCCTCTTAGAATCCCGCTCTCT
- a CDS encoding phenylalanine--tRNA ligase subunit beta — protein MKIVLSWLNEFIDLSEISVDKLAYELTMAGLEVESVTDYNLVYDKFIVAEVLEKIKHPNADKLSVCKVNTGAETLQIVCGAPNVAAGQKVPLAIEGAKIPDADFIIKSTKLRGQLSQGMICSEAELGLSNDHSGIMVLPEDSVPGTPLAKAIGYDDVVFEIGITPNRPDALSHIGVARDLAALFNKPLKKKPVTATRDAERIWDVANVLVEDEINCPRYSAVVIKNCKVGESPVWMKNRLKMAGMRPINNIVDITNYIMLELGQPLHAFDLDNLSGRKIIVKKAVENTKFKTLDSVERTLKESVLMICDGEKEVAVAGIMGGENSEVSDNTTNILLESAYFHPTSVRKSAKYLGLSTEASYRFERGTNHEGTLYAANRAAELMSRFAGGKILSGEIDIVSERLKPLKVELRFAQIERILGYHVPDDKVVQILKNLDLEVVSVDQTKVAVKVPGFRPDIDREIDLIEEVARIHGYDNIPTVHRVTSPLESTVDDLELLDTIRGILSGFGFNEIMNNSLQPNEIAAETGNPVPVLNPLNAEMAVLRSSLIPGALYTVRNNLNVGEKDLMLFETGHTFNKKGNVINSFDDFVEDRMVTFLLTGRASQKTWNSSERFFDFYDLKGYFKSLLESFMNTSPLIHVYNNEEKGIFEYSIEVFAGEEKLGVLGKVSDQFCSKFDIGQVVYCAELFVNCIKRNTDKVKKYSPLLKYPKIVRDFAFIFDSNIKYGEISEFIRKNSSSLLKKVDLFDQYENESVIGPGKRSLAFTLEFFENDRTLTEEEVEKEFSGLINKITKHFNAVLRGN, from the coding sequence GTGAAAATAGTTTTAAGCTGGTTGAATGAATTTATCGACCTCTCGGAAATCAGTGTTGACAAGCTGGCCTATGAACTTACTATGGCCGGTTTGGAAGTAGAAAGTGTAACCGACTACAATCTCGTTTATGATAAATTTATCGTTGCAGAGGTTCTGGAAAAAATCAAACACCCAAATGCCGATAAACTCTCTGTATGTAAGGTAAACACAGGAGCCGAAACACTACAGATTGTCTGTGGTGCTCCAAATGTTGCCGCGGGACAGAAAGTACCTTTGGCGATAGAAGGCGCCAAAATTCCTGATGCTGATTTTATTATCAAATCAACTAAACTCCGCGGACAGTTGTCCCAGGGAATGATTTGTTCAGAAGCCGAGCTTGGTCTTTCCAACGACCACTCCGGCATTATGGTGCTCCCTGAGGATTCAGTTCCGGGTACACCACTTGCAAAGGCTATCGGATATGACGATGTAGTATTTGAAATTGGAATTACTCCTAATCGTCCTGACGCCCTTAGCCATATAGGCGTAGCGAGAGATTTGGCTGCTCTTTTTAACAAACCGTTGAAGAAGAAACCTGTGACTGCAACAAGAGATGCAGAACGGATTTGGGATGTCGCAAATGTACTCGTGGAAGATGAGATCAATTGTCCGAGATATTCAGCAGTTGTCATAAAAAACTGTAAAGTTGGTGAATCACCTGTATGGATGAAGAACAGACTGAAGATGGCAGGAATGCGTCCAATAAATAATATTGTGGATATCACAAATTATATAATGCTCGAACTCGGTCAGCCATTACACGCTTTTGATCTTGATAATCTAAGCGGCAGGAAGATTATTGTTAAAAAAGCCGTAGAGAACACAAAATTCAAAACCCTTGATTCTGTCGAGAGAACTTTAAAGGAATCGGTGCTGATGATTTGTGACGGCGAAAAAGAAGTGGCGGTTGCCGGAATCATGGGTGGAGAAAACTCTGAAGTGAGTGATAACACCACTAATATCCTGCTTGAGAGTGCATATTTCCATCCGACAAGCGTGAGAAAATCGGCAAAATATCTGGGACTTTCCACAGAAGCTTCATACAGGTTTGAGCGAGGCACAAATCATGAGGGTACACTCTATGCTGCGAACAGAGCAGCAGAGTTGATGTCGAGATTCGCCGGTGGAAAAATTCTTTCAGGTGAGATCGATATTGTTTCTGAAAGGCTCAAACCGCTAAAAGTTGAACTAAGATTTGCCCAGATTGAAAGAATACTCGGATATCATGTCCCGGACGATAAAGTTGTTCAAATTCTCAAAAATCTTGATCTGGAAGTTGTATCAGTCGATCAAACCAAAGTTGCGGTTAAAGTGCCGGGTTTCAGACCTGACATTGACAGGGAAATCGATTTGATTGAAGAGGTGGCAAGAATTCACGGTTATGACAACATTCCTACTGTTCACCGGGTTACATCTCCTTTAGAATCAACGGTTGATGATCTGGAACTGTTGGATACTATCCGGGGAATCCTCTCGGGTTTCGGATTTAACGAAATCATGAACAATTCACTTCAACCCAATGAAATTGCAGCAGAAACAGGAAATCCTGTCCCTGTGTTAAATCCTCTAAATGCTGAAATGGCAGTTCTGAGGAGTTCTCTGATACCCGGTGCTCTGTATACTGTCAGAAACAATCTGAATGTTGGTGAAAAAGATCTGATGCTTTTTGAGACGGGCCATACCTTTAACAAGAAAGGGAATGTAATAAATTCTTTCGACGATTTTGTGGAAGACAGAATGGTTACATTTCTTCTTACAGGTCGGGCATCACAAAAAACCTGGAACAGCAGCGAACGATTCTTCGACTTTTATGATCTGAAGGGTTACTTCAAGTCACTTCTCGAATCATTCATGAACACAAGCCCTTTAATTCATGTTTATAACAACGAGGAGAAGGGGATTTTTGAGTATTCGATCGAAGTTTTCGCCGGCGAGGAGAAGCTTGGGGTACTCGGAAAGGTATCAGATCAATTTTGTTCAAAATTTGATATCGGACAAGTTGTGTATTGTGCTGAATTATTCGTAAATTGCATTAAAAGAAATACGGATAAGGTTAAGAAGTATTCACCGCTTCTGAAGTATCCGAAAATTGTCAGAGATTTTGCATTCATATTTGATTCGAATATCAAATATGGTGAAATTTCTGAATTCATCAGGAAAAATTCTTCTTCTCTTCTTAAAAAAGTGGACCTCTTTGACCAGTACGAGAATGAATCGGTTATTGGTCCGGGTAAGAGAAGTCTTGCATTCACTCTTGAATTTTTTGAGAATGACAGAACTTTGACTGAAGAGGAAGTGGAAAAGGAGTTTTCCGGATTAATAAACAAGATAACGAAACATTTCAACGCAGTTTTACGAGGAAACTGA
- the pheS gene encoding phenylalanine--tRNA ligase subunit alpha yields MLNKINDAKTQYASDILHVKTPKDLEDLRIKYLGRNGLVSVLFEEFKTVTPEEKRVLGKELNFLRQELQSKFDDLKESIEKSAKLNAPKIDLTLPGRQTKAGSGHLVAETMMEIISIFKKIGFSVITGPEIESDKNNFEALNFPADHPARDMQDTFFINKDFVLRTHTTPVQVRIMENQQPPIRAIMPGRVYRNEAINARSYCMFHQVDGIYIDEKVTFAELKGTLVHFAREYYGSSVQYKFRPSFFPFTEPSAEMDITCFICGGKGCRVCKHSGWLEILGCGMVDPNVFKYVGYDPEKVTGYAFGMGIERISMLKHDINDIRLLYENDVRFLKQF; encoded by the coding sequence ATGTTAAATAAGATAAATGATGCCAAAACGCAATATGCCTCCGATATTTTGCATGTTAAAACTCCCAAAGATCTCGAAGATTTAAGGATCAAATATCTCGGAAGAAACGGACTTGTATCCGTTCTCTTCGAAGAATTTAAAACTGTAACTCCTGAAGAGAAAAGAGTATTGGGAAAAGAACTGAACTTCCTCCGTCAGGAACTGCAGTCAAAATTTGATGATCTTAAAGAGTCAATCGAAAAGTCAGCAAAACTAAATGCGCCAAAAATTGATTTGACACTTCCCGGACGGCAAACCAAAGCGGGTTCAGGTCACCTCGTCGCAGAGACAATGATGGAAATTATTTCTATTTTCAAGAAAATTGGATTTTCTGTCATCACTGGTCCTGAAATTGAATCGGACAAAAACAATTTCGAAGCGTTGAACTTTCCTGCAGACCATCCGGCTAGAGACATGCAGGATACATTTTTCATCAACAAAGATTTTGTTCTCAGGACTCACACCACACCGGTTCAAGTGCGAATCATGGAAAATCAACAACCTCCGATCCGTGCGATAATGCCCGGCAGAGTCTACAGAAATGAGGCAATTAATGCCAGAAGTTACTGTATGTTTCACCAGGTCGATGGCATCTACATTGATGAAAAGGTGACATTTGCAGAGCTAAAGGGGACACTCGTACATTTTGCAAGAGAATATTACGGCAGCAGTGTTCAATATAAATTCAGACCAAGTTTTTTCCCGTTTACCGAACCAAGCGCCGAGATGGATATTACATGTTTTATCTGTGGAGGCAAGGGTTGCCGGGTTTGCAAGCACAGCGGCTGGCTCGAGATACTGGGCTGCGGAATGGTTGATCCAAATGTATTCAAATATGTCGGTTATGACCCTGAAAAGGTTACCGGCTATGCTTTTGGTATGGGAATAGAAAGAATTTCAATGTTAAAGCATGATATCAATGACATCCGTCTTCTTTACGAAAATGATGTCAGATTCTTGAAACAATTTTAG
- the rplT gene encoding 50S ribosomal protein L20, with amino-acid sequence MPRSQNNVASHHRRKKILKLAKGYWGSRKNVYTIAKNHVEKGLTHAYVGRKLKKREYRRLWIARINAAARMHGLNYSTFISGLSKKGVAINRKVLANLAAENPQVFAELANLVKS; translated from the coding sequence ATGCCAAGGTCACAAAATAATGTAGCTTCACACCACAGAAGAAAAAAGATCCTCAAACTTGCAAAAGGTTACTGGGGTTCCAGAAAAAATGTTTACACTATTGCCAAAAACCATGTTGAAAAAGGTTTAACACACGCTTATGTGGGCAGAAAATTAAAGAAACGCGAATACAGAAGACTCTGGATCGCAAGAATAAACGCCGCTGCAAGAATGCACGGATTGAATTATTCTACTTTTATTTCCGGTTTGAGCAAAAAAGGTGTAGCAATCAATCGTAAAGTTCTCGCTAATCTTGCTGCTGAAAATCCGCAGGTTTTCGCAGAATTGGCGAATCTGGTTAAAAGCTAA
- the rpmI gene encoding 50S ribosomal protein L35, translating to MPKMKTNRGARKTFKETASGGFKRKKAYRSHILTSKTTKRKRHLRKGTMVTDADAPKIKRMLQ from the coding sequence ATGCCAAAAATGAAAACCAACCGCGGAGCGCGGAAGACCTTCAAAGAGACTGCCTCAGGCGGTTTCAAGCGTAAGAAAGCTTACAGAAGCCACATTCTTACTTCCAAAACAACAAAACGGAAGAGACATCTTAGAAAAGGTACAATGGTTACCGACGCTGATGCTCCGAAGATTAAAAGAATGTTGCAATAG
- the infC gene encoding translation initiation factor IF-3, producing MIQDNNSNSKEPKDSVRINEEIRVPQVRVIDSDGGQLGVMETKAAIAVARSKELDLVEIAPKADPPVCKIINFGKFKYEKQKREKTQRKNQVVQILKEIRFHPNTDSHDFEFKTKHAINFLEEGNKVKVSVMFKGREMAYTQLGETLLNKFVERIAEIAKVESPIKLEGRNMNVIVVPVKNKSKKK from the coding sequence TTGATACAAGATAACAATTCAAATTCCAAAGAACCAAAAGATTCCGTAAGGATTAACGAGGAAATTCGTGTTCCTCAGGTTCGGGTAATAGATTCAGACGGTGGGCAATTAGGGGTTATGGAAACAAAAGCAGCGATAGCCGTTGCCAGAAGCAAAGAGCTTGATCTCGTGGAGATAGCTCCAAAAGCAGACCCCCCGGTTTGTAAAATAATCAATTTCGGCAAGTTTAAATACGAGAAGCAAAAACGGGAGAAAACCCAGCGTAAAAATCAAGTGGTACAGATACTCAAAGAGATAAGGTTCCATCCGAATACCGATTCTCACGATTTCGAGTTCAAGACAAAGCATGCAATTAACTTCCTTGAAGAAGGAAACAAAGTTAAGGTGTCAGTAATGTTCAAAGGTCGCGAAATGGCTTATACACAGCTTGGAGAGACATTGTTGAACAAGTTTGTTGAAAGAATTGCAGAAATCGCTAAAGTAGAATCTCCAATTAAATTGGAGGGACGAAATATGAATGTTATCGTTGTACCGGTAAAAAACAAATCAAAAAAGAAATAA
- a CDS encoding T9SS type A sorting domain-containing protein, with the protein MNKRNISIIIICLVFGINLPLLHAQTVSEPFLRLSGLDRWEGITHATGDGGYSSYSYSSWEVTDSMLIDSIMFYKRGLIYYGFDSDSNKLYEYSDGVKRLSLHFGLPSGSSFIGGFGNGTPITVTGNSSSKVFKAHYGVYPVYDITVTYAKETGEISHVSQMVMSSRWSTFSTSTLSKLGRKVNGDTLYLDHGYFPSMIFTPVTSPSTTWSPTFSTANWHYLNYRLQPNNPQFNYLDTLFFEYYYSNGVDSTDIITLKYKASSSNSFVVTFDSSIIRSGYHVRYWLKLKDKSFRPKFIKNPEYQSYHTLTFNVPVGIVNDAVPDNFFQVAAYPNPFNNSTSLQIDHFESGEVTVNIYSLTGEKAVETVLIRKEIGTLLLPIEFRSQPSGVYIADVNFISSSGKMHRKHQKLIYLK; encoded by the coding sequence ATGAATAAGAGAAATATTTCTATAATAATTATCTGTTTAGTCTTTGGCATAAACCTACCTCTATTGCATGCTCAGACTGTCTCGGAACCTTTCCTAAGATTGTCAGGGCTGGACCGGTGGGAAGGCATTACTCATGCAACCGGAGATGGGGGCTACTCAAGTTATAGTTACAGCTCTTGGGAAGTGACAGACTCGATGCTGATCGATAGTATCATGTTCTATAAACGGGGACTTATTTATTATGGATTTGACAGCGATTCAAATAAACTTTATGAATATTCTGATGGAGTGAAACGACTAAGTCTTCACTTCGGTCTACCTTCAGGGTCTTCTTTTATCGGTGGCTTCGGGAATGGTACTCCCATTACTGTAACGGGAAACTCCAGTTCAAAAGTTTTCAAGGCTCACTATGGCGTTTACCCTGTCTATGACATAACTGTCACATACGCAAAAGAAACAGGTGAAATTAGCCATGTATCACAAATGGTGATGAGTTCAAGATGGTCAACATTCAGTACTTCAACACTATCGAAACTCGGGAGGAAAGTAAATGGCGATACACTTTATCTTGATCATGGTTATTTTCCTTCAATGATTTTTACACCTGTAACATCTCCCTCAACTACCTGGAGCCCAACTTTTTCGACAGCCAACTGGCATTATCTGAATTATCGTCTGCAGCCAAATAATCCGCAATTCAATTATCTTGATACACTTTTTTTCGAATATTATTACTCAAATGGAGTTGACTCAACCGACATCATAACTTTAAAATACAAAGCTTCGAGTTCAAACAGTTTTGTGGTTACCTTTGATAGCAGTATCATTAGGAGTGGTTATCATGTCAGGTATTGGCTTAAATTAAAGGACAAAAGTTTTCGTCCCAAATTTATAAAAAACCCTGAATATCAGTCATACCATACCCTCACATTTAATGTCCCAGTTGGAATTGTAAACGATGCTGTGCCTGACAACTTTTTCCAAGTCGCTGCATACCCAAATCCATTTAACAATTCCACCTCTTTGCAAATCGACCATTTTGAAAGTGGGGAAGTAACAGTTAACATCTACTCACTGACCGGTGAAAAAGCAGTAGAGACAGTATTAATTCGCAAAGAAATCGGGACCTTACTGCTGCCTATAGAGTTCAGAAGTCAACCATCCGGAGTCTATATTGCAGATGTCAACTTTATTTCCTCATCCGGAAAAATGCACAGAAAACACCAAAAATTGATTTACTTGAAGTGA
- a CDS encoding T9SS type A sorting domain-containing protein, with translation MKFLFHICLYSVALFAQNPLPYFNSSLFTASGNCSTCHTGAGAVLTQNGVDISPVTHWRSTMMANSSKDPLWQAVVSEETHNFPTMKDEIESICTKCHAPLGNTQAKKDGLTTYTLTQMRSDPLGKDGVSCTLCHQIDPANLGMQTSFSGGYKIDTTRIIYGPYQNPFAQPMINFVNFNSVYSPHMNNSELCATCHTLFTPYFDYNNQVAGYYPEQTPYLEWKNSDFAQNGIECQTCHMPAIQDSIDISTLPSNHTVKHSPYFKHEFVGANKMMLNLIKNNIDSLSATASAALFDSTIGRVNKNFNGKTATLQIDVLPVEDSLDINVKITNLTGHKLPSGIPFRRIWIELKILNSLNQTIFHSGEWGSDGEIIGHDSLYEKHYDIIRQADEVQIFECVPVDVNGVVTQTLLRAASNIKDNRLPPSGFTTAHPSYDSVKIYGVYDDPNFNKTGNIEGSGTDVVTYRIKPAENGELTIQARLCYQTMKPSAINKLAGLNTPEAIRFISMWQNEDHSPSIIATETKNFTVTSTKGDNGQALTDEYIKVYPNPLKENAIISFHLNSTGNVDISFYNPLGEKVMNLMNGTVSSGIQEFSFNSRQLTNGIYFLVMKTDTGVRSVKVVVMR, from the coding sequence ATGAAATTTCTGTTCCACATTTGCCTTTATTCCGTTGCGCTTTTTGCGCAAAATCCACTCCCATATTTTAACTCTTCATTATTCACAGCTTCGGGCAACTGTTCAACCTGTCACACGGGGGCAGGGGCAGTGCTTACCCAAAACGGCGTGGATATCTCACCCGTCACTCATTGGAGAAGCACGATGATGGCAAATTCTTCTAAAGACCCACTTTGGCAGGCAGTGGTCTCTGAAGAAACTCATAATTTCCCAACGATGAAAGATGAAATTGAGTCAATCTGTACAAAATGTCATGCTCCGTTGGGAAATACTCAGGCAAAAAAAGATGGATTAACCACTTACACATTGACACAAATGCGGTCAGACCCTCTTGGAAAGGATGGCGTAAGCTGCACCCTTTGCCACCAGATTGATCCCGCCAATCTCGGAATGCAAACCTCGTTCAGCGGTGGTTACAAAATTGATACAACGAGAATTATTTACGGTCCCTATCAAAATCCATTTGCACAGCCCATGATAAATTTCGTAAACTTCAATTCTGTTTATTCACCTCACATGAATAATTCAGAACTTTGTGCCACATGCCATACACTTTTCACACCTTACTTTGATTATAACAATCAGGTTGCGGGCTACTACCCGGAACAGACACCTTATCTGGAATGGAAAAACAGCGATTTTGCACAAAACGGAATTGAGTGCCAAACCTGCCATATGCCTGCAATTCAGGATTCCATTGATATTTCCACCTTACCGTCTAACCATACAGTTAAGCATTCGCCCTACTTCAAACATGAGTTTGTCGGTGCCAATAAAATGATGCTGAATCTGATTAAAAACAATATCGACTCACTCAGTGCAACCGCTTCAGCAGCGCTTTTCGACAGCACTATTGGCAGAGTAAACAAAAACTTCAATGGCAAAACTGCAACACTTCAAATTGATGTCTTGCCTGTGGAAGACTCACTCGATATAAATGTGAAAATCACCAATCTGACGGGTCACAAACTACCCTCGGGAATTCCTTTTCGAAGAATTTGGATTGAACTAAAAATTCTGAATTCGTTGAATCAGACAATTTTTCACTCGGGAGAGTGGGGAAGTGATGGTGAAATCATAGGGCATGATTCGCTTTATGAAAAGCACTACGACATAATCCGTCAGGCTGATGAAGTCCAAATATTCGAATGTGTCCCTGTGGATGTTAATGGAGTGGTTACCCAAACACTTCTGAGAGCAGCCAGCAATATTAAAGACAACCGGCTGCCTCCTTCAGGTTTTACAACCGCGCATCCTTCGTATGACAGCGTCAAAATTTACGGTGTATATGATGATCCAAATTTCAACAAAACAGGGAACATCGAAGGAAGTGGTACTGATGTCGTTACATATAGAATTAAACCCGCAGAAAATGGTGAACTGACAATACAGGCGAGACTTTGTTATCAGACAATGAAACCCTCTGCAATCAATAAACTTGCCGGACTAAACACTCCCGAAGCGATAAGGTTTATTTCAATGTGGCAAAACGAGGATCATTCACCTTCAATAATTGCAACAGAAACCAAAAACTTTACCGTTACTTCCACAAAGGGAGATAACGGGCAGGCATTAACTGACGAGTACATAAAAGTTTATCCCAATCCTCTTAAAGAGAATGCTATCATATCTTTCCATTTAAACTCAACCGGGAATGTTGATATTTCATTTTATAATCCTCTCGGCGAGAAGGTGATGAATCTCATGAATGGAACCGTTTCATCCGGAATCCAAGAATTTTCGTTCAACTCAAGACAGCTAACTAACGGAATCTATTTTCTTGTAATGAAAACAGATACAGGAGTCAGGAGTGTAAAAGTTGTTGTTATGAGATGA
- a CDS encoding DUF2892 domain-containing protein yields the protein MKKNVGSADKIIRYIVGIAIIGAGIYYKTWWGAVGIVPLLTAVMSTCPAYLPFGVSTIESKKK from the coding sequence ATGAAGAAGAATGTCGGATCGGCTGATAAAATTATCAGATACATAGTTGGTATCGCCATCATTGGTGCAGGAATATATTACAAGACATGGTGGGGAGCTGTTGGAATCGTCCCACTTCTAACGGCAGTGATGAGCACATGCCCCGCTTACTTGCCTTTCGGTGTATCGACCATAGAGTCTAAAAAGAAATAG
- a CDS encoding WG repeat-containing protein, translating to MKKLALLLSLIYISATNLFSQPVIKVKDFGEFNEGLLSVLIGDKWGFIDTNGVMVIQPKYQSMMGAPYFSNGVAVVELEKAGPFGAIDKTDKTVVPFAFYRMSQFGDDVAVTMKPADAGNGGTRAHCQVVSKNGTIVNDSTINEYNFNTFYSEGLSHFREKSKYGFLDKNGMEYIDNIYGDIAPFSEGLAAVYHEGKWIFIDKSNKQVPGFSSKNQPGDFKNGRSIIFEDNKRGAIDKSGKIVVDLKYEALSTFDGGFAVGKYSDEKTWETVFEIIDLNGKVIKKFTPSIDKGKYFFMLTGFSEGLAVIREGYEKSGFIDTKGKMVIDFKFNQLEKFKDGRAYAVYTDPKTQEENAGFIDKKGKFVFYLKKD from the coding sequence ATGAAAAAGTTAGCACTTCTTCTCTCTCTTATCTATATTTCCGCAACAAACCTGTTTTCACAACCTGTAATTAAAGTCAAAGATTTCGGCGAATTCAATGAGGGATTGCTCTCCGTCCTTATAGGCGATAAATGGGGATTCATCGATACAAACGGAGTTATGGTAATTCAGCCTAAATACCAAAGCATGATGGGTGCTCCCTATTTCTCGAACGGAGTCGCGGTAGTCGAACTTGAAAAAGCAGGTCCTTTTGGCGCGATTGATAAAACGGACAAGACTGTCGTTCCATTCGCATTTTACAGAATGAGCCAATTTGGCGATGATGTGGCGGTAACCATGAAGCCTGCTGACGCAGGAAATGGCGGAACCCGCGCCCATTGCCAGGTGGTTTCCAAGAATGGAACCATAGTAAATGACTCGACCATTAACGAATACAACTTCAACACATTTTACAGCGAAGGCCTGAGTCACTTCCGTGAAAAATCGAAATATGGATTTTTAGACAAAAACGGGATGGAATACATTGACAACATCTATGGAGACATTGCCCCTTTCAGTGAAGGTCTTGCTGCCGTTTACCATGAAGGGAAATGGATATTTATCGACAAATCGAACAAACAGGTTCCCGGATTTTCATCGAAGAACCAACCCGGTGATTTTAAGAATGGCAGATCTATTATTTTTGAGGATAACAAACGGGGGGCAATCGACAAATCCGGAAAGATTGTTGTCGACCTCAAATATGAAGCTTTGAGTACATTCGACGGTGGATTTGCTGTCGGAAAGTACAGCGATGAAAAAACCTGGGAGACTGTTTTTGAAATAATTGATTTGAACGGCAAAGTGATCAAAAAATTTACACCTTCAATCGATAAAGGAAAATACTTTTTCATGCTCACGGGTTTTTCCGAGGGTTTGGCAGTAATCAGAGAAGGTTATGAAAAGTCAGGATTTATCGATACAAAAGGTAAAATGGTAATTGATTTCAAATTCAATCAACTTGAAAAGTTCAAAGATGGCAGGGCTTATGCTGTTTATACAGATCCAAAAACTCAGGAAGAAAACGCAGGATTTATCGACAAAAAAGGTAAATTTGTGTTTTACCTGAAAAAAGATTAA
- a CDS encoding NAD(P)-dependent oxidoreductase: protein MEKKRIGFIGLGLMGNPMATRIIEAGHELFIFNRTTGKAASLIAKGAVFCSTPRETAANCDIIFTMLTDSNVLEDIVYGEDGVLAGLKPGAVHIDCSTVLAQTTTSMFERYKAEDKHFVHSPVLGSVPQATDGSLLMFPGGEAQIINECSPVLRLLSKSMWIFDHPSKSSNLKIALNSIIAGTMAMLSQSMVFLQKAGVDNSVFLEVLSNSTLNSQTIQFKGNNMLDRNFTPRFTVQNLLKDSNYMAESCHSLDCRADIAESISQILRDAIALGHGDEDYSALIKAFESSANIEVKRKD, encoded by the coding sequence TTGGAAAAGAAAAGGATCGGGTTCATCGGGTTAGGACTCATGGGCAACCCGATGGCAACAAGAATCATTGAGGCAGGACACGAGTTGTTCATATTCAATCGTACAACCGGGAAAGCAGCCTCACTGATTGCCAAAGGAGCGGTTTTTTGCAGCACCCCCCGGGAAACTGCAGCGAATTGCGATATCATTTTTACGATGTTGACGGATTCAAATGTGCTGGAGGATATTGTCTATGGTGAAGATGGAGTATTAGCCGGATTGAAGCCGGGAGCTGTGCACATTGACTGCAGTACAGTCCTCGCACAAACTACCACCTCAATGTTTGAAAGGTACAAAGCCGAAGACAAGCATTTCGTACACTCCCCTGTTCTTGGCAGCGTACCTCAGGCTACTGACGGTTCTCTTTTAATGTTCCCCGGTGGAGAAGCCCAAATTATCAATGAATGCAGTCCCGTTCTCAGGCTGTTGAGCAAGTCAATGTGGATATTCGACCATCCATCAAAATCCAGTAATCTTAAAATAGCATTAAACTCTATAATTGCAGGAACGATGGCGATGCTTTCGCAAAGCATGGTTTTTCTTCAAAAAGCAGGAGTGGATAATTCTGTATTTCTGGAAGTGCTTTCAAATTCGACCTTGAATTCTCAAACAATTCAATTCAAGGGAAATAATATGCTGGACAGGAATTTTACACCCAGATTTACAGTACAAAATCTGCTCAAAGACAGTAATTACATGGCAGAGTCTTGTCACAGCCTGGATTGCCGTGCAGACATAGCCGAGAGCATATCACAAATCTTGAGGGATGCAATCGCTCTTGGTCATGGTGATGAAGATTATTCCGCGCTTATAAAAGCATTCGAATCAAGTGCAAACATTGAAGTAAAAAGAAAAGACTAA